In a single window of the Gracilimonas sp. genome:
- a CDS encoding NAD+ synthase, translated as MRIRLQQLNPIIGDLSGNKELILSAIQQAEEDGIELLLLPELVTCGYPPMDLMERKVFRELIYKMNNEIIDSTGETTVVFGSITDNLTGKGRRCYNSAIVAQHGEEFERVHKALLPTYDVFDDLRYFEPGNEFEPVVIKGFPFGITVCEDIWFNDNDIQYHIYDVNPAEVLAKKGAKAIINISASPFNKDKPVTRKNMLQNHARQLGIPLFYVNQVGAQTELLFDGDSLAFDGSGKMIARSKRFEPHFMDLIFNEETEVVEAITDVEKNLETPSKEQVMFEGLVMGVRDYLKKSKAAEKVILGLSGGIDSALVCTIAREALGAENVKAVTMPSEFSSEGSVFDSEKLAQNLGVELLQIPIKNIYDEYLKALSLVFEGAEFNVAEENLQSRSRGDLLMAIANKFGYMLLNTGNKSEMAVGYCTLYGDMAGGLSVISDIYKTEVYDICRWLNEEYYREEVIPNAILTKAPSAELRPDQKDSDSLPDYGTLDAILKYYLEEQRSREEIISSGIEEQIVDKTLRLVDLNEHKRFQAPPGLKVSAKAFGTGRRWPLVQRWTGQEKQIIESGKIQKEER; from the coding sequence GTGCGCATACGACTTCAACAACTGAACCCCATAATCGGGGATTTGAGCGGAAATAAAGAACTGATTCTATCGGCTATACAACAGGCTGAGGAAGACGGAATAGAACTGTTACTACTGCCTGAATTGGTAACCTGTGGCTATCCTCCAATGGATTTGATGGAGCGTAAAGTTTTTCGGGAACTGATCTACAAGATGAACAACGAAATTATTGATTCAACGGGAGAAACAACGGTTGTGTTCGGTTCTATTACGGATAACCTGACCGGAAAAGGCCGCCGATGTTATAATTCAGCTATTGTTGCTCAACATGGAGAAGAGTTTGAAAGGGTTCATAAAGCACTACTTCCAACGTATGATGTGTTTGATGACTTGCGATATTTTGAGCCTGGCAATGAATTTGAGCCGGTGGTTATCAAAGGATTTCCGTTCGGGATTACGGTTTGCGAAGATATATGGTTTAACGATAACGATATTCAGTACCACATTTATGATGTGAATCCAGCCGAGGTGCTTGCAAAAAAAGGAGCGAAAGCGATCATTAATATTTCAGCATCTCCTTTCAATAAAGATAAGCCGGTAACCCGGAAGAATATGCTCCAGAACCATGCCCGGCAGCTTGGGATTCCATTGTTTTATGTGAATCAGGTTGGAGCACAAACGGAACTACTGTTTGATGGCGATTCCTTGGCATTTGATGGCTCAGGAAAAATGATTGCCCGTTCAAAGCGATTTGAGCCACATTTTATGGATCTCATTTTTAATGAAGAGACTGAAGTAGTTGAAGCAATTACTGATGTTGAAAAGAATCTAGAAACCCCATCCAAAGAACAGGTAATGTTTGAGGGGCTGGTAATGGGTGTTCGGGATTACCTGAAAAAATCGAAGGCAGCCGAAAAAGTTATTCTGGGATTGAGCGGAGGAATTGATTCTGCTCTTGTTTGCACGATCGCGAGGGAAGCCCTCGGTGCTGAAAATGTAAAAGCTGTGACGATGCCTTCAGAGTTTTCATCCGAAGGCAGTGTATTCGACTCTGAAAAACTGGCTCAAAATCTGGGTGTTGAACTGCTTCAAATCCCAATCAAAAATATATATGATGAATATTTAAAGGCACTTTCTCTGGTTTTTGAAGGTGCAGAATTCAATGTAGCAGAAGAGAATCTGCAGAGTCGTTCCCGCGGAGATTTGTTGATGGCGATTGCCAATAAGTTTGGATATATGCTCCTCAATACGGGTAATAAATCTGAAATGGCTGTTGGGTATTGCACTCTTTATGGTGATATGGCGGGTGGACTATCTGTAATTTCAGATATTTATAAAACTGAAGTGTATGATATTTGTCGCTGGTTGAACGAAGAGTATTATAGGGAAGAAGTGATCCCGAACGCCATTTTGACAAAAGCTCCAAGTGCTGAATTACGCCCTGATCAAAAAGATTCAGATTCTTTACCAGATTACGGAACTTTAGATGCCATTTTGAAATACTATCTGGAAGAGCAGCGATCAAGAGAAGAAATCATCAGCAGCGGAATTGAAGAGCAAATCGTAGATAAAACCCTCCGATTAGTAGATTTAAATGAACACAAGCGGTTTCAGGCACCCCCGGGGCTAAAAGTTTCGGCTAAGGCATTTGGAACCGGGCGCAGGTGGCCCTTGGTACAGCGATGGACCGGTCAGGAAAAGCAAATCATCGAATCTGGAAAAATTCAGAAAGAAGAGCGCTAA
- a CDS encoding NAD-dependent succinate-semialdehyde dehydrogenase → MKTINPATGKVIKDYKEMSFDEVDTIIKKANVVQSDWKLKSFEERASYLNKIAEILKTRKEELGRLMAEEMGKPLNQGIGEAEKCAWVCEYYAEHAEAFLANDAVKTGASKSYVTFNALGVVLAIMPWNFPFWQLFRFAAPALMAGNGAILKHSENTTGCALKIEEIIHEAGVPKDLFRSIIRDKSGMKKVIQHEGIAAVTLTGSTRAGKAVAAQAGEMLKKTVLELGGSDPSIILKDADIEASAESCVNSRLLNSGQSCIAAKRFVVVEEVYDEFLDEFTRLMENRKVGDPFDEHTDVGPQARVDLRDQLHKQVQESVKHGARLVLGGEKPEGEGAFYPVSILTNVKPGMPAYSEELFGPVASIIKVKDEEEAIRVANDTNYGLGASVYSQDVDRAEEIAAAKLEAGCCFVNDFVKSDPRLPFGGIKNSGYGRELGLYGIREFVNTKTVYVK, encoded by the coding sequence ATGAAAACTATTAATCCGGCAACCGGAAAAGTCATCAAAGACTATAAAGAGATGAGCTTTGATGAAGTGGATACGATTATAAAAAAGGCGAATGTGGTTCAAAGTGATTGGAAACTAAAATCCTTTGAAGAAAGGGCCTCTTATCTGAATAAAATTGCTGAAATACTAAAAACACGGAAAGAAGAACTTGGTCGGTTAATGGCTGAAGAAATGGGGAAGCCGCTGAATCAGGGAATAGGAGAAGCTGAGAAATGTGCATGGGTTTGTGAATATTATGCCGAACATGCGGAGGCTTTTTTAGCGAATGATGCTGTGAAAACCGGTGCTTCCAAAAGCTATGTAACCTTCAATGCATTGGGAGTTGTGCTGGCAATCATGCCCTGGAATTTTCCGTTCTGGCAACTTTTCAGGTTTGCAGCTCCCGCTTTAATGGCTGGAAACGGTGCTATTCTAAAGCATTCAGAAAATACCACGGGTTGCGCATTAAAGATCGAAGAGATTATTCATGAGGCTGGTGTTCCCAAAGATTTATTTCGAAGTATTATCCGGGATAAATCAGGTATGAAAAAAGTTATACAGCATGAAGGAATTGCCGCAGTGACTTTAACGGGCAGTACCCGTGCAGGCAAAGCCGTTGCCGCTCAGGCTGGTGAAATGCTTAAGAAAACCGTTCTCGAGCTTGGTGGCAGCGATCCTTCTATCATCCTGAAGGACGCTGATATAGAAGCCAGTGCAGAGTCTTGTGTCAACTCTCGGCTTTTGAATAGTGGACAAAGCTGTATTGCTGCTAAGAGATTTGTGGTTGTGGAAGAGGTTTATGATGAATTTCTGGATGAATTCACCAGGTTGATGGAGAACAGAAAAGTGGGGGATCCATTTGATGAACACACAGATGTGGGTCCACAAGCACGGGTTGACCTTAGAGACCAGCTTCATAAACAGGTTCAGGAGAGTGTTAAACATGGGGCCCGGTTAGTACTTGGAGGGGAAAAGCCAGAAGGAGAAGGGGCGTTTTACCCGGTCTCTATATTGACGAATGTAAAACCCGGAATGCCAGCTTATTCAGAGGAACTTTTTGGACCGGTAGCTAGCATCATAAAAGTGAAAGATGAGGAAGAAGCCATCAGAGTAGCCAATGATACAAATTACGGGTTGGGAGCTTCTGTTTACTCTCAGGATGTGGATCGTGCTGAAGAAATTGCAGCTGCAAAACTGGAAGCCGGTTGTTGTTTTGTCAACGACTTTGTTAAATCAGACCCAAGACTTCCATTCGGTGGAATCAAAAATTCCGGATATGGACGAGAGCTTGGTTTGTATGGCATTCGTGAATTCGTAAATACCAAAACGGTGTACGTAAAATAA
- a CDS encoding aspartate aminotransferase family protein: protein MLDKFLKHIAQTSDAPMGLEISHAEGPYLFTTDNKRFVDFISGIAVSSLGHRHPKVIQAIHEQVDKHLHVMVYGEFVQKPQVDFAELLTSNLPEKLNQVYFVNSGTEATEGALKLAKKFTGRSKLIGFKNSYHGDTHGSLSVTGRDVYRDPYLPLLPDVHFLDFNSDEGLDLIDDKTAAVIMEPIQGEGGIIPARKEWLKKVRTKCDEAGALLIFDEIQSGFGRTGNLFAFEEYQVVPDILCLAKAMAGGMPMGAFVSSLEIFQTFKYDPPLNHVTTFGGHPVSAAAAFANLRELLSGNYLQRAKEIEKLIKQTLTGKGIVEVRGKGAMLGLQLESWDLTKKVVEDCFENGILLGWTLHSNTLIRLAPPLIIEDELLEEVLHIILSAVQKHA from the coding sequence GTGTTAGATAAATTCCTTAAGCACATAGCTCAAACCAGTGATGCCCCCATGGGATTGGAAATATCTCACGCGGAGGGCCCATATTTATTCACAACAGATAATAAGCGCTTCGTTGATTTTATATCTGGAATAGCCGTCAGCAGCCTCGGACATCGTCACCCTAAAGTAATTCAGGCCATTCATGAACAGGTAGATAAACATCTTCATGTGATGGTATATGGAGAGTTTGTCCAGAAACCGCAGGTAGATTTTGCCGAATTATTGACTTCAAATCTGCCTGAAAAATTAAATCAGGTATATTTTGTAAATAGCGGTACAGAAGCTACAGAAGGGGCTTTAAAGCTCGCCAAAAAATTCACGGGTCGTTCAAAACTGATCGGTTTTAAAAACAGTTATCACGGAGATACTCATGGTTCTCTAAGCGTAACCGGCCGCGATGTGTATCGGGATCCATATTTACCGCTGTTGCCGGATGTCCATTTTCTAGACTTTAATTCGGATGAAGGATTAGATCTTATCGATGATAAAACAGCTGCGGTTATTATGGAGCCCATTCAGGGGGAAGGTGGCATTATCCCTGCCCGAAAAGAGTGGTTGAAAAAAGTGAGGACTAAATGCGATGAAGCAGGTGCTCTTTTGATCTTTGATGAAATTCAAAGCGGCTTCGGCCGTACAGGAAACCTATTTGCGTTTGAAGAATACCAGGTCGTTCCGGATATCCTTTGCCTGGCCAAAGCAATGGCCGGAGGGATGCCTATGGGAGCTTTTGTTTCATCCTTAGAAATTTTTCAGACGTTTAAATACGACCCACCGCTTAATCATGTGACTACTTTTGGCGGTCACCCTGTTTCGGCCGCAGCTGCTTTTGCCAATCTCAGAGAACTGCTATCTGGAAATTACCTTCAGCGTGCTAAAGAAATTGAAAAGTTGATCAAGCAAACACTTACCGGAAAAGGTATTGTAGAAGTCCGTGGTAAAGGAGCTATGCTGGGGCTTCAGCTGGAAAGCTGGGATCTGACTAAAAAAGTTGTTGAAGACTGTTTTGAGAATGGCATTTTGCTGGGCTGGACTCTTCACTCCAATACGCTTATTCGTTTAGCTCCGCCTCTGATTATTGAAGATGAACTTTTGGAAGAAGTACTTCATATCATTCTATCTGCGGTACAGAAGCACGCCTGA
- a CDS encoding thioredoxin family protein: METAVDSIITKSLLEKAYSFGEYTDLVNKLFNEGRTTNEDNRPDMLEYTKLNIHRSSKWEKRANISDELANQLNNFSKKMTWLVITEGWCGDAAQSLPFIYKMSSLSHNIELKLILRDQYPEVMDEFLTNSSRSIPKLIALDTETLNVLGTWGPRPKQIQDIYMSERANPDIENKAATENLHLWYARNKGKAMQEEFLKLLDEWDD, from the coding sequence ATGGAAACAGCTGTAGATTCAATTATTACAAAAAGTCTTCTTGAAAAAGCATATTCATTTGGCGAATACACAGATCTGGTAAATAAGTTATTTAATGAAGGCCGGACTACTAACGAAGATAACCGCCCCGATATGCTGGAATACACAAAGCTGAACATTCACCGATCTTCTAAATGGGAGAAGAGGGCGAACATATCAGACGAACTTGCCAATCAACTTAACAACTTCTCAAAGAAGATGACCTGGCTGGTTATAACGGAGGGCTGGTGTGGGGATGCAGCACAATCTTTACCGTTTATTTATAAAATGTCTTCGCTTTCACATAACATCGAGTTGAAGCTCATTCTCCGAGACCAGTACCCTGAAGTGATGGATGAGTTTTTAACCAATAGTTCGCGCTCCATTCCCAAACTGATTGCATTGGATACCGAAACCCTGAATGTTTTGGGAACCTGGGGGCCCCGGCCAAAACAGATTCAGGATATATACATGAGCGAACGGGCAAATCCTGATATAGAAAATAAGGCGGCAACTGAAAATCTGCATCTTTGGTATGCCCGCAATAAAGGGAAAGCCATGCAAGAAGAATTTCTAAAGCTCCTTGATGAATGGGATGATTAA
- a CDS encoding response regulator → MKKIKSALVISDNIIVLQEMKRMLANLEIKHVFEAYDSDSGLKSAKKYQPDYTFIDMDLGKNSSLKTLELIESKTSTRIILMEKKCVLKNEILTNSKYTLLEKPVTLNRLNDIVHPNLSFAALLQEARKLVKEESVATMFQI, encoded by the coding sequence ATGAAGAAGATAAAATCAGCGTTGGTTATAAGTGATAATATTATTGTGCTTCAGGAAATGAAGCGAATGCTTGCTAATCTGGAAATCAAACATGTTTTTGAAGCTTATGATTCGGACTCAGGATTAAAATCAGCAAAAAAATACCAGCCCGATTATACATTTATTGATATGGATTTGGGAAAGAATTCTTCATTAAAAACACTTGAGTTGATAGAATCAAAAACCAGTACTCGTATTATCCTCATGGAGAAAAAGTGTGTCTTGAAAAATGAAATCTTAACCAATTCAAAATATACCCTTCTTGAAAAACCAGTGACATTAAACAGACTGAACGATATTGTACACCCAAATCTTAGTTTTGCTGCTTTATTACAGGAAGCACGTAAGCTGGTTAAAGAAGAATCTGTAGCAACAATGTTCCAGATATAA